A section of the Humulus lupulus chromosome 2, drHumLupu1.1, whole genome shotgun sequence genome encodes:
- the LOC133816496 gene encoding uncharacterized protein LOC133816496 gives MSKATTTPNIGMPSIQPAAPTAPSKDLAMNVARLREQLRLRDDELAHARKVPQLPKVPVAQPQPPTPPPAPLPMTYGFEPVYEHFRKQAPPTFEGEVDPVVAKDWLRSIEAIFDHMELNDRQRISCAAHLLKFDARIWWDVIKHTQDLNTMTWAEFVQAFSKKYYNAAVLATNVDEFVTLIQGNLSITNYAQKFDRLAKFAPEVVPPEALRVQRFMRGLKTMIGRDATMTNTEVVSYAKILDRALEAEYLEDRIWKDNAARRKVHRNKGSNEGNKRKANEGRIVALIRDQDPRP, from the coding sequence ATGTCTAAGGCCACGACAACTCCTAACATAGGAATGCCATCAATCCAACCTGCAGCTCCAACAGCACCATCTAAGGACCTGGCCATGAATGTAGCAAGGTTGAGAGAACAACTAAGATTGAGAGATGATGAATTGGCACATGCTAGGAAAGTGCCCCAATTGCCTAAAGTACCAGTGGCGCAGCCTCagccaccaacaccaccacctgcaccactgccTATGACTTATGGGTTTGAGCCAGTGTATGAACATTTCAGAAAACAAGCCCCGCCAACTTTTGAAGGGGAAGTTGATCCCGTGGTGGCGAAGGATTGGTTAAGATCGATCGAGGCCATCTTCGATCATATGGAGTTAAATGATCGTCAGAGAATCTCATGTGCAGCCCACTTACTTAAGTTTGATGCGCGGATATGGTGGGATGTGATTAAACATACCCAAGATctgaataccatgacttgggcagaATTCGTGCAGGCTTTtagcaagaagtattacaatgcgGCCGTGTTGGCAACCAATGTAGATGAGTTCGTGACTTTGATTCAGGGAAATTTATCTATCACTAATTATGCAcagaagtttgataggttggcaaaATTCGCTCCTGAAGTTGTACCACCTGAAGCTCTGCGAGTCCAAAGGTTCATGAGGGGACTCAAGACTATGATTGGGAGGGATGCTACGATGACCAATACTGAAGTGGTCAGTTATGCCAAAATACTAGATAGGGCACTTGAGGCAGAATACTTGGAGGATCGAATATGGAAGGACAATGCTGCCAGAAGAAAGGTCCACCGAAACAAGGGCTCCAATGAAGGCAACAAGAGGAAAGCTAATGAAGGCAGAATAGTGGCATTGATAAGAGACCAAGACCCCCGGCCATGA